The DNA window TGATATGCCAGCGCCGTTCGCGCAGCCGGTCGGAACTGCTGCCTATCAGCAGCATGCCGAGCAGGGCGGCGACGCTGGGGATCGCCGTCAGGTAGCCGATGGTGGTGATATCGGTGACGCCGGCGGTTTTGATGAAGGTCGGCATCCAAAAGCCCATGGCGTAGGCGCTGAGCAGAATGGCGAAGTCAATGCCGCCGAGCATCCACACTTTCAGATTGAAGAAGCCGTCGCGGAAGCTGTGCTTGCCGTGATCGGCCTCGGCGTCGTCGCGCGCCAAATCGTCGGCGATGCGTTGTTTCTCCTCGGGCGTCAGCCACTTGGCCTGCTGGTAGGTATTAGGCAACAGCCAGAAGGTCAGCACGCCCAACAGCACGCTGGGAATGCCCTCCAGCAAAAACAGCCACTGCCAGCCGTGCAGCCCGTGGCGCATGTCGAAATGGCCCATGATCCAGCCGGAGAGCGGCCCGCCGATCACGCTGGACAGCGGCAGGCCGATCATGAACAGCGCGATGATGCGGCCGCGGCGATAGGTCGGGAACCACAGCGTCAGGTAAAAGAGCACGCCGGGCAGAAAACCGGCCTCCGCCACGCCGAGCAGAAAGCGGATGACGTAGAACTGGGTCGACGTGGTGACGAACATGGTGGCGGTGGACAGCAGCCCCCAGGTGATCATGATGCGGGCGATCCACATCTTGGCGCCGACGCGCTGCAGGATCAGGTTGCTCGGCACCTCGAACAGAATATAGCCGACGAAGAACAGCCCGGCGCCCAGGCCGAAGGCCGCTTCGCTCAGCTGCAGCGCGTCGGCCATTTGCAGCTTGGCCAGCCCGACGTTGATGCGATCGAGGTAGGCCGCCAGGTAACACAGGCAAAGAAACGGGATCAGTTTCCAGGTGATTTTGCGGTACAGCAGCAGCGATTCTGCGTTCGCTTTCCCCGCCAGCGGGGTGTCGACAATGGCCATGATGTTGTCTCCAGGTGGTGCGTGTTGGCCTCCGCAGGAGGCGCCTGTTGTGTTTGCGTTGCATGGGCGCCGCCCTGTTTCGGGCGGTCGCGTGAGGCGCTGTCTGCGCCTTCGTTATTGTCGTTGCAGGTGAATCGTTGACTCATAACCGGTTCAGGTAGTCGAGCGCCTCCCGTTTGTGCACCACGTCGCCGTATTTGCTGTCGATGTCGAACAGGTTGGCTTCGTGCGGGCCGGGGTGACGATCGCCGACGCACTCGCGCACCACCATGGCGCGAAAGCCGTGTTGCACCGCGTCCACCGCGCTGGCACGGATACAGCCGCTGGTGGAGCAGCCGATCATCAGCAGCGTGTCGATCCCTTGCGCCACCAGCAGCGGCGCCAGCGCGGTGCCGAAGAAGGCGCTGGCGTATTGCTTGCTCAGCACCACCTCATCGGCCAGCGGCGCCACCGGCGGGCAGAACGCCGCCAGCGGGTTGCCCGCCACCATGTCCTTCATTACCGGCGCTTTCTTGACCCACAGGCCGCCATCGGCAAAATGCCCTGCATGATAGCGGATGTGGGTATGGATCACCGGAATTCCCGTGCGGCGCGCACAGGCCAGCAGTTCGCGGCTTTCCTCGACCGCGCTCACCACGCCCGGCGCGAACAGCGGTGCGCCTTCGGTGGTGTAGGCCTGCATAAAGTCGATCGCCAGCAGCGCCGGGCACCGGCCGAAGCCGAGGCGCTGGCCCCAGACGCCGCGATAGTTGTCGCTGAGGGTGTCGTTCATTCTGCCTCCTCAATAGGCGCCGGACAGCAGGGCGCCGGCGCCGGGGACGATCGGCTCCAGCTCCAGCGCGGTCAGCATCGCGTAAGTGGTGGCGATAGC is part of the Serratia marcescens genome and encodes:
- a CDS encoding MFS transporter is translated as MAIVDTPLAGKANAESLLLYRKITWKLIPFLCLCYLAAYLDRINVGLAKLQMADALQLSEAAFGLGAGLFFVGYILFEVPSNLILQRVGAKMWIARIMITWGLLSTATMFVTTSTQFYVIRFLLGVAEAGFLPGVLFYLTLWFPTYRRGRIIALFMIGLPLSSVIGGPLSGWIMGHFDMRHGLHGWQWLFLLEGIPSVLLGVLTFWLLPNTYQQAKWLTPEEKQRIADDLARDDAEADHGKHSFRDGFFNLKVWMLGGIDFAILLSAYAMGFWMPTFIKTAGVTDITTIGYLTAIPSVAALLGMLLIGSSSDRLRERRWHIIVPFIVGALAMAGSTFFTHNALATVLLFSIAQAAIIGAVPVFFSLPATFLRGTAAATGFALACSLANIAGLVSNSLMGLALDLTGKSGGALWAFAGCLLLSSLLVVALPAKVVNR
- a CDS encoding N-carbamoylsarcosine amidohydrolase, producing the protein MNDTLSDNYRGVWGQRLGFGRCPALLAIDFMQAYTTEGAPLFAPGVVSAVEESRELLACARRTGIPVIHTHIRYHAGHFADGGLWVKKAPVMKDMVAGNPLAAFCPPVAPLADEVVLSKQYASAFFGTALAPLLVAQGIDTLLMIGCSTSGCIRASAVDAVQHGFRAMVVRECVGDRHPGPHEANLFDIDSKYGDVVHKREALDYLNRL